Below is a genomic region from Cupriavidus sp. P-10.
AGGGTGCCGACGATGATCGCGCCGGTGGCGCCGATCGGATGGCCCATGGCGATGGAGCCGCCGTTGACGTTGATCTTCTCCAGCGGCACGCCGAGCGTCTTGGCAAAATGCAGCGGTACGGCGGCAAAGGCTTCGTTGACCTCGAACAGGTCGATCTGGTCGGCACGCAGGCCGGCCTTGGCCAGCGCCTTTTGCGTGGCCGGCACCGGGCCGGTCAGCATCAGCGTGGCTTCGACCGACGCCAGGCCCGTACCCAGGATGCGCGCGCGCGGGCGCAGGCCAAGCTCCTGCCCGATGCGCTCGCTGCCGACCAGCACCAGGCCGGCACCATCGACGATCCCCGAGGAGTTGCCGGCGGTGTGCACGGCATCGATATGGTCGAGTTCGGGATAGCGCTGGCGGGCTACCACGGCGTTGGCTGCGCCAGCCGCGCCGCCAAAGGCCGGCTTGAGCGACGCCAGCGACGCCGACGTGGTTTCCTCGCGAATGTATTCGTCGTGGTCCAGCATCACCAGCCCGCTGGCATCGCGCACCGGTACCAGCGAGCGCGAGAACTTCCCTTCGCGGCGGGCAGCCGCGGCCAGTTCCTGCGAGCGCAGCGCATAGCTGTCCAGCTGTTCGCGGCCAAAGCCATGCAGCGCGGCAACCATGTCGGCGCTGAACCCCTGCGGCACATAAGCGATCTTCAGGCTGGTGGCCGGGTCATAGATCCATGCACCACCGGAGGCGCCGAGGCCCAGGCGCGACATCGACTCAACGCCGCCGGCGGCAATCAGGTCGTGCCAGCCAGAGCGGACTTTCTCCGCGGCA
It encodes:
- a CDS encoding acetyl-CoA C-acetyltransferase; the encoded protein is MTEAFIYDAVRTPRGKGKPGAGALYEVKPIDLVVTLLEALRQRHDLDPARVDDLIMGISSAVGDQGSCLPRIAALCAPGGWTQVPGMALQRFCGAGLEAINIAAEKVRSGWHDLIAAGGVESMSRLGLGASGGAWIYDPATSLKIAYVPQGFSADMVAALHGFGREQLDSYALRSQELAAAARREGKFSRSLVPVRDASGLVMLDHDEYIREETTSASLASLKPAFGGAAGAANAVVARQRYPELDHIDAVHTAGNSSGIVDGAGLVLVGSERIGQELGLRPRARILGTGLASVEATLMLTGPVPATQKALAKAGLRADQIDLFEVNEAFAAVPLHFAKTLGVPLEKINVNGGSIAMGHPIGATGAIIVGTLLDELERRQQRYGVATLCVAGGMGVATVIERL